The Toxotes jaculatrix isolate fToxJac2 chromosome 14, fToxJac2.pri, whole genome shotgun sequence genome window below encodes:
- the LOC121192941 gene encoding myosin-7-like encodes MGDAAMAEFGAAAPYLRKSDKERLEAQTRPFDMKKECFVPDPEAEYVKASITSRDGDKVTAETEFGKTVTVKECDIHPQNPPKFDKIEDMAMFTFLHEPAVLFNLKERYAAWMIYTYSGLFCVTVNPYKWLPVYNQEVVVAYRGKKRSEAPPHIFSISDNAYQYMLSDRENQSILITGESGAGKTVNTKRVIQYFASIAAVPSAGKKDPAAEKKGTLEDQIIQANPALEAFGNAKTIRNDNSSRFGKFIRIHFDNRGKLASADIETYLLEKSRVTYQLKAERDYHIFYQILSQAKPELLEMLLITNNPYDYAFISQGETTVASINDSEELMATDEAFDVLGFIQEEKNSMYKLTGAIMHHGNMKFKQKQREEQAEADGTEDADKAAYLMGLNSADLIKGLCHPRVKVGNEWVTKGQTVAQVYYAVGALSKAVYERMFLWMVVRINQSLDTKQPRQYFIGVLDIAGFEIFDFNTFEQLCINFTNEKLQQFFNHHMFVLEQEEYKKEGIEWTFIDFGMDLQACIDLIEKPMGIMSILEEECMFPKASDSTFKAKLYDNHLGKSNNFQKPRIIKGKPEAHFALVHYAGTVDYNINNWLVKNKDPLNETVVGLYQKSTLKLLATLFANYAGADSAQESGGKGKGGTKKKGSSFQTVSALHRENLNKLMTNLRSTHPHFVRCIIPNETKTPGAMENPLVMHQLRCNGVLEGIRICRKGFPNRILYGDFKQRYRILNPNAIPEGQFIDNKKASEKLLGSLDIDHNQYKLGHTKVFFKAGLLGLLEEMRDDRLALIITRIQARSRGVLARIEFQKIVERRDALLVIQWNIRAFMGVKNWPWMKMFFKIKPLLKSAETEKEMANMKEEFTKLKEAYAKSEARRKELEEKMVSLLQEKNDLQLQVQTEQDNLCDAEERCEGLIKSKIQLEAKIKELTERLEDEEEMNAELTAKKRKLEDECSELKKDIDDLELTLAKVEKEKHATENKVKNLTEEMAALEEIIAKLTKEKKALQEAHQQTLDDLQSEEDKVNTLTKAKAKLEQQVDDLEGSLEQEKKVRMDLERTKRKLEGDLKLAQESIMDLENDKQQLEERLKKKDFEISQLNGKIEDEQAMSAQLQKKLKELQARIEELEEELEAERAARAKVEKQRADLSRELEEISERLEEAGGATAAQIEMNKKREAEFQKLRRDLEEATLQHEATAATLRKKQADSVADLGEQIDNLQRVKQKLEKEKSELRLELDDVVSSMEQIVKAKNNLEKMCRSLEDQMNEYKMKSEEGQRTINDFTMQKAKFQTENGELARQLEEKDSLVSQLTRGKQSYTQQIEDLKRQLEEEVKAKNALAHAVQSSRHDCDLLREQYEEEQEAKAELQRSMSKANSEVAQWRTKYETDAIQRTEELEEAKKKLAQRLQEAEEAVEAVNAKCSSLEKTKHRLQNEIEDLMVDVERSNAAAAALDKKQRNFDKVLAEWKQKYEESQTELESAQKEARSLSTELFKLKNSYEESLEHLETMKRENKNLQEEISDLTEQIGEGGKSIHELEKIRKQLEQEKSEIQAALEEAEATLEHEEGKILRAQLEFNQVKADIERKLAEKDEEMEQAKRNQQRTVDTLQSSLEAETRSRNEALRLKKKMEGDLNEMEIQLSQANRQAAEAQKQLKSVHAHLKDAQLQLDDSLRANDDMKENMAIIERRNNLLQAELEELRVALEQTERSRKLAEQELLDVSERVQLLHSQNTSLINQKKKLEADTSQLQTEVEDAAQECRNAEEKAKKAITDAAMMAEELKKEQDTSAHLERMKKNMEQTIKDLQHRLDEAEQIAMKGGKKQVQKLEARVRELESEVENEQKKASDAVKGVRKYERRIKELTYQTEEDRKNLARLQDLVDKLQLKVKSYKKAAEEAEEMANSNLTKFRKLQHELDEAEERADIAESQVNKLRAKSRDVGSKKGLDEE; translated from the exons ATGGGGGATGCTGCCATGGCAGAGTTTGGGGCTGCTGCTCCTTATCTCAGGAAATCAGATAAGGAGCGTCTAGAAGCCCAAACACGTCCATTTGACATGAAAAAGGAGTGCTTTGTTCCTGACCCTGAGGCCGAGTACGTCAAAGCTTCCATCACCAGTCGAGACGGTGACAAAGTCACCGCTGAGACTGAATTCGGAAAG ACTGTGACGGTGAAGGAGTGCGATATCCACCCTCAGaacccgccaaagtttgataaAATTGAAGACATGGCGATGTTCACCTTCCTCCATGAGCCCGCTGTGCTGTTCAACCTCAAAGAGCGCTACGCAGCATGGATGATTTAT ACCTACTCTGGGCTGTTCTGTGTGACTGTCAACCCCTACAAGTGGCTGCCAGTCTACAACCAAGAAGTGGTTGTTGCctacagaggaaagaagaggagtgAAGCTCCTCCTCAcatcttctccatctctgacaATGCCTACCAGTACATGTTGTCTG acagagaaaatcagtcAATCCTCATCAC TGGAGAATCTGGTGCTGGAAAGACTGTCAACACCAAACGTGTCATTCAGTACTTTGCCAGCATTGCAGCTGTGCCCAGTGCAGGGAAGAAAGATCCAGCCGCTGAGAAGAAG GGAACCCTGGAGGATCAAATCATCCAGGCTAACCCTGCTCTGGAAGCCTTTGGTAATGCCAAGACCATCAGGAATGACAACTCCTCTAGATTT GGTAAATTCATCAGAATTCATTTTGACAATCGTGGGAAGCTGGCCTCTGCTGACATTGAAACAT ACCTTCTGGAAAAGTCTCGTGTGACCTACCAGCTCAAAGCTGAGAGGGACTACCACATTTTCTACCAGATCTTGTCTCAAGCAAAGCCTGAACTTCTGG AAATGTTGCTCATCACCAACAACCCCTATGACTACGCCTTCATCTCTCAAGGAGAGACGACTGTAGCCTCCATCAACGACTCTGAAGAGCTGATGGCCACTGAT GAAGCATTTGATGTGCTGGGCTTCATtcaagaagaaaagaacagcaTGTACAAGCTGACTGGTGCCATCATGCATCATGGCAACATGAAGTTTAAGCAGAAGCAGCGAGAggagcaggcagaggcagatGGCACTGAAG ATGCTGACAAAGCAGCTTATCTGATGGGCCTGAACTCTGCTGACCTCATCAAAGGTCTCTGTCACCCGAGAGTCAAAGTAGGAAATGAGTGGGTCACCAAGGGACAAACTGTCGCCCAG GTGTACTATGCTGTTGGTGCACTGTCTAAAGCAGTGTATGAGAGGATGTTCCTGTGGATGGTAGTGAGAATCAACCAATCACTGGACACCAAGCAGCCTCGCCAGTACTTCATTGGTGTGCTGGACATTGCTGGATTTGAGATCTTTGAT TTCAACACCTTTGAGCAGCTGTGCATCAACTTCACCAATGAAAAACTGCAACAGTTTTTCAACCACCACATGTTTGTGCTGGAGCAGGAAGAGTACAAGAAAGAGGGCATTGAATGGACTTTCATAGATTTTGGTATGGATTTGCAGGCCTGTATTGACCTCATTGAAAAG CCCATGGGTATCATGTCCATCCTTGAAGAGGAGTGCATGTTCCCCAAAGCCTCTGACTCCACCTTCAAAGCTAAGCTCTATGACAACCATCTGGGGAAATCTAACAACTTCCAGAAGCCCAGAATTATCAAAGGGAAACCAGAGGCTCATTTTGCCCTGGTTCATTATGCTGGTACTGTTGACTATAATATCAACAACTGGCTGGTAAAGAACAAGGATCCTCTGAATGAGACTGTTGTAGGACTCTACCAGAAGTCTACTCTCAAACTGCTGGCTACCCTCTTCGCAAATTATGCTGGAGCAGACTCAG CTCAGGAATCTGGTGGGAAGGGCAAAGGTGGCACTAAGAAGAAAGGTTCATCCTTCCAAACTGTATCAGCCTTACACAGG GAGAACCTGAACAAGCTGATGACCAACCTGAGGTCCACTCACCCTCACTTTGTGCGCTGCATCATCCCCAATGAGACCAAGACTCCTGGGGCCATGGAGAACCCTCTGGTGATGCACCAGCTTCGCTGTAACGGTGTGCTGGAAGGCATCAGGATCTGCAGAAAGGGCTTCCCCAACAGGATCCTCTACGGAGATTTCAAACAGAG ATACCGTATTTTGAACCCAAATGCGATTCCAGAGGGACAGTTCATTGATAACAAGAAAGCTTCAGAGAAGCTGTTGGGCTCCTTGGATATTGACCATAACCAGTACAAACTGGGGCACACCAAG gtgtTCTTCAAAGCTGGACTGCTTGGTCTGCTGGAAGAGATGCGAGATGACCGTTTAGCTCTAATCATCACCAGGATCCAGGCCAGATCCCGAGGTGTTCTGGCAAGAATTGAATTCCAGAAAATTGTAGAACGCAG GGATGCACTGCTGGTGATCCAGTGGAACATCCGTGCTTTCATGGGGGTCAAGAATTGGCCCTGGATGAAGATGTTCTTCAAAATCAAGCCTCTGTTGAAGTCTGCGGAGACTGAGAAAGAGATGGCCAACATGAAGGAAGAGTTTACCAAACTGAAAGAGGCTTACGCTAAATCAGAAGCTCGCAGGAAGGAACTGGAGGAGAAAATGGTCTCTCTTCTCCAAGAAAAGAACGACCTGCAGCTCCAAGTTCAAACT GAGCAAGATAACCTGTGTGATGCTGAAGAAAGATGTGAGGGGCTGATCAAGAGCAAGATTCAGCTGGAGGCAAAAATCaaagagctgacagaaaggctggaggatgaggaggagatgaaCGCTGAACTCACAGCTAAGAAGCGGAAGCTGGAAGATGAGTGCTCTGAGTTAAAGAAAGACATTGATGACTTAGAGTTGACTCTGGCTaaagtggagaaagagaagcacgCCACTGAGAACAAG GTAAAGAACCTGACTGAGGAGATGGCGGCTCTGGAAGAAATCATTGCCAAGCTGACCAAGGAAAAGAAAGCCTTACAGGAAGCTCATCAGCAAACACTGGATGACCTGCAGAGTGAAGAAGACAAAGTCAACACTCTGACCAAGGCCAAGGCCAAGCTGGAGCAGCAAGTGGATGAT CTGGAAGGGTCCCTAGAGCAAGAGAAGAAAGTGCGTATGGACCTTGAAAGAACAAAGCGGAAGCTTGAAGGAGACCTGAAGTTAGCTCAAGAGAGTATCATGGACCTGGAGAATGACAAGCAGCAACTCGAAGAGAggctgaaaaa gaaaGATTTTGAAATCAGCCAACTAAATGGCAAAATAGAAGATGAACAAGCAATGAGTGCCCAGCTCCAGAAAAAATTGAAGGAGTTGCAG GCCCGCAttgaagagctggaggaagagctggaggcagagcgAGCTGCCCGAGCCAAGGTggagaagcagagagcagacttgtccagagagctggaggagatcagtgagaggctggaggaggccgGTGGAGCAACAGCTGCCCAGATTGAGATGAACAAGAAGAGGGAGGCTGAGTTCCAGAAACTGCGCAGAGACCTGGAAGAAGCCACTCTGCAGCACGAAGCCACCGCTGCCACGCTCAGGAAGAAACAAGCCGACAGTGTTGCTGACCTGGGAGAGCAGAttgacaacctgcagagagTCAAGCAGaaactggagaaggagaagagtgaGCTCAGACTGGAACTGGATGATGTGGTTTCAAGTATGGAGCAGATCGTGAAGGCTAAG AAtaatttggagaaaatgtgCAGATCTCTGGAAGACCAGATGAATGAATACAAAATGAAGTCAGAAGAAGGACAGCGTACCATCAATGACTTCACCATGCAGAAAGCAAAGTTTCAAACTGAGAATG GAGAACTTGCGAGGCAGCTGGAGGAAAAAGATTCCCTGGTGTCTCAACTGACCAGAGGAAAACAGTCCTACACTCAGCAAATTGAAGACCTTAAAAGACAACTGGAGGAGGAAGTCAAG GCCAAGAATGCATTAGCCCATGCAGTGCAGTCTTCTCGTCACGACTGTGACCTGCTCAGGGAGCAGTatgaggaggaacaggaggccAAGGCTGAACTGCAGCGCAGCATGTCCAAGGCCAACTCTGAGGTGGCTCAGTGGAGAACTAAGTATGAAACTGATGCCATCCAGAGGACTGAGGAACTGGAGGAGGCCAA aaaaaagCTGGCTCAGCGTctgcaggaggctgaggaggctgTTGAGGCAGTGAATGCTAAATGTTCCTCTCTGGAGAAGACCAAACACAGACTGCAGAATGAGATTGAAGATCTCATGGTGGATGTGGAGAGGtctaatgctgctgctgccgctctgGACAAGAAGCAAAGAAACTTTGATAAG GTGTTGGCAGAATGGAAACAGAAGTATGAGGAGTCTCAAACAGAGCTGGAGAGCGCTCAGAAGGAAGCCAGGTCTCTGAGCACTGAGCTCTTCAAACTGAAGAACTCCTATGAAGAATCTCTTGAACATCTGGAGACCatgaagagagagaataagaaTCTGCAGG agGAAATATCTGATCTCACTGAACAAATTGGTGAGGGCGGAAAGAGTATTCATGAACTTGAGAAGATTCGAAAACAGCTGGAACAAGAGAAGTCAGAGATACAAGCAGCTCTGGAGGAAGCAGAG GCCACACTGGAGCATGAGGAAGGGAAAATTCTCAGAGCCCAGCTTGAGTTCAATCAGGTGAAGGCCGACATTGAGCGCAAGTTGGCCgagaaagatgaagagatgGAGCAAGCCAAGAGAAACCAACAGCGAACTGTGGACACTCTTCAGAGCTCTCTTGAGGCCGAGACTCGCAGCAGGAATGAGGCCCTCcgtctgaagaagaagatggagggagaccTCAATGAGATGGAGATCCAGCTCAGCCAGGCCAACAGGCAGGCAGCTGAGGCCCAGAAACAACTTAAATCTGTCCATGCACATCTGAAG GATGCTCAGCTGCAGCTTGATGACTCTCTGCGAGCCAATGATGACATGAAGGAAAATATGGCCATTATTGAGAGACGCAACAACCTGCTTCAGGCTGAGCTGGAGGAACTGAGGGTTGCTCTGGAGCAAACTGAGAGAAGTCGCAAACTTGCTGAGCAAGAGCTGTTGGATGTTAGTGAGAGGGTGCAGCTGCTGCACTCACAG AACACTAGCCTGATAAACcagaagaagaagctggaggCTGATACATCCCAGCTTCAGACTGAAGTAGAAGATGCAGCGCAGGAGTGCAGAAATGCAGAGGAAAAGGCCAAGAAGGCCATTACTGATGCTGCCATGAtggcagaggagctgaagaaagAGCAGGACACCAGCGCTCACCTGGAGCGTATGAAGAAGAACATGGAGCAAACCATCAAAGACCTGCAGCACCGTCTGGATGAAGCTGAACAGATCGCCATGAAGGGAGGCAAGAAGCAGGTGCAGAAGCTGGAGGCCAGG GTCAGGGAGCTTGAAAGTGAGGtggaaaatgaacagaaaaaggCCAGTGATGCTGTAAAGGGAGTACGAAAGTATGAAAGACGTATAAAGGAGCTTACTTACCAG ACTGAAGAAGACCGTAAAAATCTTGCACGTCTTCAAGATTTGGTGGACAAGCTGCAGCTAAAGGTCAAATCATATAAGAAGGCTGCAGAGGAGGCT gAGGAAATGGCCAACAGTAACCTTACAAAGTTCCGCAAGCTTCAACATGAGCTTGATGAAGCTGAGGAAAGAGCTGACATCGCTGAGTCCCAGGTCAACAAGCTACGTGCTAAGAGCCGTGATGTGGGGTCAAAG aaaggACTTGATGAAGAGTGA